In the genome of Sardina pilchardus chromosome 14, fSarPil1.1, whole genome shotgun sequence, one region contains:
- the LOC134100864 gene encoding uncharacterized protein LOC134100864 isoform X2 has protein sequence MGCFTCCPITSNNISSQRDPVNSMKSSKGQCTVTVGGDKLLEKNAGYRTNTHISCSCTVNHTTTYSGNITVVVFNFDLPIKYMIISMVVFGFFNLATLCVLAWGCYILLPISRNRKPSLLTSTQNQPTDVDHQSTGSIKEAADAEKEEPGEDELFYATVRHSTEVRRSPQVFRFEQDSEYATVHIN, from the exons ATGGGGTGTTTTAC TTGCTGTCCAATTACATCCAACAATATCAG TTCCCAAAGGGACCCTGTAAACTCAATGAAGTCCAGCAAAGGACAATGCACAGTGACTGTGGGAGGAGATAAGCTACTGGAAAAAAATGCTGGCTAcagaacaaatacacacatctcaTGTAGTTGCACTGTGAATCACACCACAACATATAGTGGGAATATTACGGTGGTGGTCTTCAATTTTG ATCTGCCCATAAAATACATGATTATTTCAATGGTTGTGTTTGGATTCTTCAACTTGGCCACTCTGTGTGTCCTTGCATGGGGCTGTTACATCTTACTGCCCATTTCAA GAAACAGAAAACCTTCACTTCTTACCAG TACTCAAAATCAACCAACTGACGTGGATCATCAAAGTA CTGGCAGTATCAAAGAAGCAGCGGATGCAGAAAAAGAG GAGCCTGGTGAGGACGAACTGTTCTATGCCACAGTGAGGCACTCAACCGAAGTAAGAAGATCACCACAGGTGTTTCGATTTGAGCAGGACTCCGAGTATGCTACGGTGCACATCAACTGA
- the LOC134100864 gene encoding uncharacterized protein LOC134100864 isoform X1, with translation MHRLIWGVLLAVQLHPTISGPPKPVVSAQLSVMTVKDEVELYCTYSPQLPDTQCLFNFSSQRDPVNSMKSSKGQCTVTVGGDKLLEKNAGYRTNTHISCSCTVNHTTTYSGNITVVVFNFDLPIKYMIISMVVFGFFNLATLCVLAWGCYILLPISRNRKPSLLTSTQNQPTDVDHQSTGSIKEAADAEKEEPGEDELFYATVRHSTEVRRSPQVFRFEQDSEYATVHIN, from the exons ATGCACCGTCTAATATGGGGTGTTTTAC TTGCTGTCCAATTACATCCAACAATATCAG GTCCGCCTAAACCAGTGGTCTCTGCCCAACTGTCAGTCATGACGGTGAAGGACGAGGTTGAGCTGTACTGTACCTACAGCCCACAGCTTCCAGACACTCAGTGCCTTTTCAATTTCAGTTCCCAAAGGGACCCTGTAAACTCAATGAAGTCCAGCAAAGGACAATGCACAGTGACTGTGGGAGGAGATAAGCTACTGGAAAAAAATGCTGGCTAcagaacaaatacacacatctcaTGTAGTTGCACTGTGAATCACACCACAACATATAGTGGGAATATTACGGTGGTGGTCTTCAATTTTG ATCTGCCCATAAAATACATGATTATTTCAATGGTTGTGTTTGGATTCTTCAACTTGGCCACTCTGTGTGTCCTTGCATGGGGCTGTTACATCTTACTGCCCATTTCAA GAAACAGAAAACCTTCACTTCTTACCAG TACTCAAAATCAACCAACTGACGTGGATCATCAAAGTA CTGGCAGTATCAAAGAAGCAGCGGATGCAGAAAAAGAG GAGCCTGGTGAGGACGAACTGTTCTATGCCACAGTGAGGCACTCAACCGAAGTAAGAAGATCACCACAGGTGTTTCGATTTGAGCAGGACTCCGAGTATGCTACGGTGCACATCAACTGA
- the ftsj1 gene encoding putative tRNA (cytidine(32)/guanosine(34)-2'-O)-methyltransferase codes for MGRSSKDKRDIYYRQAKEEGWRARSAFKLLQLDEEYNLFEGVTRAVDLCAAPGSWSQVLARKLRTKEKKEHVKIVAVDLQAMAPLPGVTQIQGDITKLSTAEEIIKHFEGQSADLVVCDGAPDVTGLHDVDEYIQAQLLLAALNITTHVLKKGGTFVAKIFRGKDVTLLYSQLRIFFSRVTCAKPRSSRNSSIEAFVVCRNYSPPEGYVPNMSNPLLDHSYDVDFNQLEGSNRIIVPFLACGDLSGFDSDRTYPLQLDSSKEYSYTPPTQPPIHPPYEQACFLRKNNLLAKEDAPAAPLDHTLSAMQLSAGEEVDQQPSTSADQRESQGTNVTDLPTPTEK; via the exons ATGGGGCGATCCTCGAAGGATAAACGAGACATATACTACAGACAGGCGAAAGAGGAAGGCTGGCGAGCAAGGAGTGCATTCAAACTGTTGCAGCTGGATGAAGAGTATAATCTTTTTGAAG GAGTGACCCGTGCTGTAGATCTGTGTGCCGCCCCAGGAAGCTGGAGTCAGGTGCTTGCTCGTAAGCTCCG gaccaaagaaaaaaaagagcatgTGAAGATTGTTGCAGTGGACCTCCAGGCCATGGCGCCTCTACCAGGAGTCACACAGATTCAAGGAGACATCACtaag TTATCCACAGCTGAAGAGATCATCAAGCACTTTGAGGGTCAGTCTGCAGATCTGGTCGTGTGTGATGGAGCACCAGATG TGACCGGACTCCATGATGTGGACGAGTACATCCAGGCACAGCTTCTGCTTGCA GCTCTCAACATCACCACACATGTTCTCAAGAAGGGTGGAACATTTGTTGCTAAG ATCTTCCGGGGGAAGGATGTGACCTTGCTGTACTCCCAGCTGAGGATCTTCTTTAGTCGGGTCACCTGCGCCAAGCCTCGCAGCAGCCGAAACTCCAGCATAG AGGCGTTTGTGGTGTGCCGAAACTACTCCCCACCGGAAGGCTACGTCCCCAACATGTCCAATCCTCTCTTGGACCATTCCTATG ATGTAGACTTTAACCAGCTGGAGGGCTCAAACCGGATCATCGTTCCTTTCCTCGCCTGCGGCGACCTGAGTGGCTTTGATTCAGACCGCACCTACCCTCTGCAG CTGGATTCCAGTAAAGAGTACAGCTACACGCCTCCTACTCAGCCCCCCATCCATCCACCGTACGAACAGGCCTGTTTCCTGCGCAAGAACAACCTGCTGGCCAAAGAGGATGCCCCAGCGGCGCCGTTGGACCACACTCTCTCTGCCATGCAACTGTCAGCCGGCGAGGAGGTAGACCAGCAACCCTCAACGTCAGCTGACCAGAGAGAAAGCCAAGGCACCAATGTCACTGATCTCCCGACTCCCACTGAAAAGTGA